In a genomic window of Scyliorhinus torazame isolate Kashiwa2021f chromosome 5, sScyTor2.1, whole genome shotgun sequence:
- the LOC140419470 gene encoding uncharacterized protein isoform X2 produces the protein MEGKSIVHSGEKPYSCCVCGRGYSQSSGLTSHKCSHTEEKPWKCADCGKGFTSPSQLETHRRSHTGEKPFTCSKCGKGFTISANLLSHQRVHTGERPFTCPQCGKGFTTSSNLLSHQRIHTDERPFQCSDCGKCYKSSGELIRHQRVHTDDRPFRCSHCGTGFRRSSDLAVHQRSHTGERPFACSKCGKGFTRSLNLKMHQRIHTGERPFTCSKCGKGFTRSSNLLSHQRVHTDERPFQCPDCGKCYKSSGELMSHQGVHTDERPFRCSHCGTGFRQSSHLTVHQRIHTGERQFACAPCGKGFTQSSDLQKHQRVDTGMRPFACAKCGKGFTQVSNLRTHQRIHTGERPFTCAKCGKGFTQLSALQTHQRVHTGERPFTCSKCGKGFTQSSNLQTHQRGHK, from the coding sequence atggaaggaaaaagcattgttcacagtggggagaaaccgtactcgtgttgtgtgtgtggacgaggatacaGTCAAtcgtcaggcctcacaagccacaaatgcagtcacactgaggagaaaccgtggaaatgtgcggactgtgggaaaggattcacttccccatcccagctggaaactcatcgacgcagtcacactggggagaaaccattcacctgctccaagtgtgggaagggatttactatttcagccaacctgctgagtcaccagcgagttcacactggggagcgaccattcacctgcccacagtgtgggaagggattcaccacttcatccaacctgctgagtcaccagcgaattcacactgatgagagaccgtttcagtgTTCAgattgcgggaagtgctataaaagttctggggaactgattcgccatcaacgtgttcacactgatgacagaccatttaggtgctctcactgcgggactgggttcaggcgatcatctgacctcgctgtacatcagcgaagtcacactggggagaggccattcgcctgctccaagtgtgggaagggattcactcggtcattaaACCTGAAaatgcaccagcgaattcacactggggagagaccattcacctgctccaaatgtgggaagggattcactcggtcatccaacctgctgagtcaccagcgagttcacactgatgagagaccgttccaatgtccagactgcgggaagtgctataaaagttctggggaactgatgagccatcaaggtgttcacactgacgagaggccgttcaggtgctctcactgcgggactgggttcagacaatcatctcacctcactgtacatcagcgaattcacactggagagaggcaatTCGCCTGCGCaccctgtgggaagggattcactcagtcatctgacctgcagAAGCATCAGCGAGTTGACACTGGGATGAGGCCATTCGCCTgtgccaagtgtgggaagggattcactcaggtatccaacctgcggacacaccagcgaattcacactggggagaggccattcacctgcgccaagtgtgggaagggattcactcagttatctgccctgcagacacaccagcgagttcacactggagagaggccattcacctgctccaagtgtgggaagggattcactcagtcatccaacctgcagacacatcaacgaggccacaagtaa
- the LOC140419470 gene encoding uncharacterized protein isoform X1, with amino-acid sequence MGKANQTSHRDLTESLDSSEPEFQQHLGVEGIRVFEGEASKSGNSNQASHQDLTESSIYHILNIIGISLNMEGKSIVHSGEKPYSCCVCGRGYSQSSGLTSHKCSHTEEKPWKCADCGKGFTSPSQLETHRRSHTGEKPFTCSKCGKGFTISANLLSHQRVHTGERPFTCPQCGKGFTTSSNLLSHQRIHTDERPFQCSDCGKCYKSSGELIRHQRVHTDDRPFRCSHCGTGFRRSSDLAVHQRSHTGERPFACSKCGKGFTRSLNLKMHQRIHTGERPFTCSKCGKGFTRSSNLLSHQRVHTDERPFQCPDCGKCYKSSGELMSHQGVHTDERPFRCSHCGTGFRQSSHLTVHQRIHTGERQFACAPCGKGFTQSSDLQKHQRVDTGMRPFACAKCGKGFTQVSNLRTHQRIHTGERPFTCAKCGKGFTQLSALQTHQRVHTGERPFTCSKCGKGFTQSSNLQTHQRGHK; translated from the exons atgggaaaagcaaaccaaacgtcacatcgcgatctgacagagtcactcgattcatcagaacctgaatttcagcagcatctgggtgtggaaggtataag ggtgttcgaaggggaggcatcaaagtccggaaactcaaaccaagcatcacatcaggatctgacagagtcctcaatttatcatatcctgaatatcattggaatatcattgaacatggaaggaaaaagcattgttcacagtggggagaaaccgtactcgtgttgtgtgtgtggacgaggatacaGTCAAtcgtcaggcctcacaagccacaaatgcagtcacactgaggagaaaccgtggaaatgtgcggactgtgggaaaggattcacttccccatcccagctggaaactcatcgacgcagtcacactggggagaaaccattcacctgctccaagtgtgggaagggatttactatttcagccaacctgctgagtcaccagcgagttcacactggggagcgaccattcacctgcccacagtgtgggaagggattcaccacttcatccaacctgctgagtcaccagcgaattcacactgatgagagaccgtttcagtgTTCAgattgcgggaagtgctataaaagttctggggaactgattcgccatcaacgtgttcacactgatgacagaccatttaggtgctctcactgcgggactgggttcaggcgatcatctgacctcgctgtacatcagcgaagtcacactggggagaggccattcgcctgctccaagtgtgggaagggattcactcggtcattaaACCTGAAaatgcaccagcgaattcacactggggagagaccattcacctgctccaaatgtgggaagggattcactcggtcatccaacctgctgagtcaccagcgagttcacactgatgagagaccgttccaatgtccagactgcgggaagtgctataaaagttctggggaactgatgagccatcaaggtgttcacactgacgagaggccgttcaggtgctctcactgcgggactgggttcagacaatcatctcacctcactgtacatcagcgaattcacactggagagaggcaatTCGCCTGCGCaccctgtgggaagggattcactcagtcatctgacctgcagAAGCATCAGCGAGTTGACACTGGGATGAGGCCATTCGCCTgtgccaagtgtgggaagggattcactcaggtatccaacctgcggacacaccagcgaattcacactggggagaggccattcacctgcgccaagtgtgggaagggattcactcagttatctgccctgcagacacaccagcgagttcacactggagagaggccattcacctgctccaagtgtgggaagggattcactcagtcatccaacctgcagacacatcaacgaggccacaagtaa